From the genome of Muricauda sp. SCSIO 64092, one region includes:
- a CDS encoding xylulokinase encodes MYFIGLDIGSSSVKVALVEQDTGKCIGVVLEPEEEMSMYAQQKGWAEQKPQDWWACVCQGIKKIKQAHTISKNDIVGIGISYQMHGLVVVDAQGDPLRKSIIWCDSRAVDIGNRAFRGIGEDYCKNHLLNSPANFTLSKLKWVQENEPETFAKIHKFMLPGDYIAYCLSGTINTTVPGLSEAILWDFKAKKVSSQVLDYFQIDRALLPEVVETFSQQSTVSKEGALESGLLEGTPILYRAGDQPNNALSLNVFHPGEVAATGGTSGVVYAVTDNLVVNEYERVNNFAHVNYGKNGVHHIGKLLCINGAGIQYRWLMNNLSVASYEEMNQLAAEVEVGSDGVCLIPFGNGAERMLGNKDVGTRLVNVDLNRHSKAQLCRAALEGIAFSFVYGIEIMKRDGIATKCIRAGNDNLFRSEIFANTIATLIGKEIEIYNTTGAVGAARACILANGNYSEFESYMKNDHVMTFMPFRDKTPYQSAYENWKKELELIIDN; translated from the coding sequence ATGTATTTTATAGGATTGGACATAGGCAGTTCGTCGGTTAAGGTGGCCCTTGTGGAGCAGGACACGGGAAAATGTATTGGGGTGGTATTGGAACCCGAGGAGGAAATGTCCATGTATGCCCAGCAAAAGGGCTGGGCAGAACAAAAACCGCAGGATTGGTGGGCCTGTGTTTGCCAGGGCATCAAAAAAATCAAACAGGCCCATACCATTTCCAAAAACGATATTGTCGGTATTGGAATCTCCTATCAAATGCACGGATTGGTGGTCGTGGATGCCCAGGGCGACCCTTTGCGTAAATCCATCATTTGGTGTGATAGCAGGGCAGTGGACATTGGAAATAGGGCATTCCGGGGAATAGGGGAAGATTATTGCAAAAATCATCTCTTGAATTCCCCGGCAAATTTTACCCTGTCCAAACTCAAGTGGGTCCAGGAAAACGAACCTGAGACCTTTGCCAAGATCCATAAATTCATGCTACCGGGAGATTATATTGCCTATTGCCTGTCAGGAACCATCAACACCACGGTCCCAGGTCTTTCCGAAGCGATCCTTTGGGATTTTAAGGCCAAAAAAGTCTCCTCCCAGGTGTTGGATTACTTTCAAATTGACCGGGCGCTACTCCCCGAAGTCGTGGAAACTTTTTCACAGCAGTCCACGGTCTCCAAAGAAGGTGCCCTGGAAAGCGGACTACTGGAAGGAACCCCAATCCTATACCGGGCCGGGGATCAACCCAACAACGCACTTTCACTCAATGTTTTCCATCCGGGCGAGGTGGCCGCCACTGGTGGAACCTCCGGGGTGGTTTATGCCGTGACCGACAATCTTGTGGTTAACGAGTACGAAAGGGTGAACAATTTTGCACATGTGAACTATGGGAAAAACGGTGTACACCACATCGGAAAACTCCTCTGCATCAATGGTGCCGGTATTCAATACCGTTGGTTGATGAACAATCTTTCGGTAGCGTCCTATGAAGAAATGAACCAATTGGCCGCTGAGGTGGAGGTGGGATCGGATGGGGTCTGCCTGATTCCCTTCGGAAATGGTGCCGAACGAATGTTAGGGAACAAAGATGTGGGAACACGCCTTGTGAATGTGGACCTCAACAGGCATTCCAAGGCACAGCTGTGCAGGGCAGCGTTGGAGGGCATCGCCTTTTCGTTTGTCTACGGTATTGAGATCATGAAAAGGGATGGCATTGCCACCAAGTGCATTCGTGCTGGAAACGACAATCTGTTCCGTTCCGAGATTTTTGCGAACACCATAGCTACCTTAATCGGGAAAGAAATCGAAATCTACAATACCACGGGTGCCGTGGGAGCGGCCAGGGCATGTATCCTGGCCAATGGAAATTATTCGGAATTTGAATCGTACATGAAAAATGACCATGTCATGACCTTTATGCCCTTTAGGGACAAAACTCCCTATCAAAGCGCATATGAAAACTGGAAAAAAGAACTCGAATTAATCATAGATAACTAG
- a CDS encoding SusC/RagA family TonB-linked outer membrane protein, whose amino-acid sequence MSTKHFGLAILLLTTVWGLKAQTITGNVRDVSGPLPGATVLEKGTQNGTQTDFDGNFILEVSDANAILVVSYIGYAPQEIPLNGSNELNIVLAEDAQSLDEVVIVGYGQTQNKRLVTTAVATVKSETIKQLPISQAEAALQGTIPGVVVQQNSGSPGSPQTVRVRGIGTPNNSNPLFIVDGIQVPDLSFLNPNDIVSQTVLKDAASTAIYGSRGGNGVILVETLRGQKRSMKPQVSISTFYGIQSLFNQPNLMNRDQYLQYYNQGVAAVNGNTAPGFRGAFTDAERALLPDTDWYDVVFDDAPVQNAYGSVVGGTENLSYSLSGGFFDQEGILGGEGKSEFKRRNIRGSISIDLTDKITLDASAQYQFSNRFTIPQNTGGAGVGISSFINGLPPIYPVFDENGNFFNPFGNPVANGVPINSLGAVTNPLFSIAISNNEAIQDASNLNLSLKYQLTENLKFRGWYGSFNNFILNRSFTPLLVQTDQQFDTSPFVNYTEIKSRQENRQWGGSMEYDFGKFLKDDHNLNLLLGYEAVETTFIGGDIINDTGSFLTNDFDKVNFALSEDITDATVVPGTTFPRNIESFFGKIDYNFKEKYLFSAVLRRDKSSSFGPDNRVGWFPAVSAGWVISEEDFLRNSRAITLLKLRGAWGISGNDQSSSPFAYAATVNTQAGYAGQPGIALTSLSNPVLGWEELTQFNVGLDINALENKLGITLDYYIKETSDILLGATTPLTSGLNPAIENTGSVENRGFEVLVSYRENYESGFGWNIGANLGFNKNEVTDLGETSFIPGAQLTPLFNDFATRTQVGDPIASFYGFVVEGVDAQGNLIFADLDNSGNNQLTPDEGDKTIIGDPNPDATVGFTLGMNYKGFDFSAFMSGTLGNDIFDATIRYDALGTNRPAAYVTEPGAPRNIVVSTAPNGEQLISDFHVQDGSFLKMKNVSLGYSLPDDVIEQIGLRRLRLYVSGQNLFVLTGYNGIDPEIGQNNTGSPLNIGIDQGFFPQARQFILGLNIDF is encoded by the coding sequence ATGAGCACAAAACATTTTGGCCTTGCCATCCTGCTCTTAACCACGGTATGGGGTCTAAAAGCCCAAACCATTACCGGAAATGTCAGGGATGTAAGTGGGCCGCTGCCGGGGGCAACGGTTTTGGAGAAGGGAACCCAAAATGGAACCCAAACGGATTTCGATGGAAATTTTATTCTGGAGGTGTCGGACGCCAATGCCATTCTGGTAGTAAGCTATATTGGATATGCTCCACAGGAAATTCCATTGAACGGGAGCAATGAACTGAACATCGTTTTGGCAGAGGATGCCCAAAGCCTGGATGAGGTCGTTATTGTTGGTTATGGCCAAACACAGAACAAACGATTGGTCACCACGGCCGTGGCAACGGTAAAATCCGAAACCATCAAACAACTGCCCATATCCCAGGCGGAAGCTGCCCTACAGGGAACAATTCCCGGGGTGGTCGTCCAGCAAAACTCCGGATCTCCCGGATCGCCCCAAACCGTAAGGGTAAGAGGAATCGGCACACCGAACAATTCCAATCCGCTCTTTATTGTGGATGGTATCCAGGTTCCCGACCTGAGTTTCCTGAATCCCAACGATATCGTATCCCAAACCGTATTGAAGGATGCCGCTTCCACAGCAATCTATGGTTCCAGGGGAGGTAATGGCGTAATTCTGGTCGAAACATTGCGGGGACAAAAAAGGTCGATGAAACCGCAAGTGTCCATCAGTACTTTTTATGGTATTCAGAGTTTGTTCAATCAGCCCAATTTAATGAACAGAGATCAATATTTACAATACTACAATCAAGGGGTTGCCGCTGTAAATGGAAATACGGCCCCAGGATTTAGGGGTGCATTTACCGATGCGGAAAGGGCCCTATTGCCCGATACGGACTGGTATGATGTTGTTTTTGATGATGCCCCGGTCCAAAATGCCTATGGTTCGGTGGTAGGTGGGACCGAAAACCTTTCCTATTCCCTATCCGGAGGCTTTTTTGACCAGGAAGGTATTTTAGGCGGTGAAGGAAAGTCCGAATTTAAACGAAGGAACATCAGGGGTTCGATCAGTATCGATCTGACCGATAAAATAACATTGGATGCTTCCGCACAATATCAGTTTTCCAACCGTTTTACCATTCCACAGAATACGGGTGGTGCCGGAGTTGGTATTAGTAGCTTTATCAATGGTCTACCCCCTATTTATCCTGTATTTGATGAGAACGGTAACTTTTTCAATCCTTTCGGTAACCCGGTTGCCAATGGGGTTCCCATAAACAGTTTGGGTGCCGTTACCAATCCCTTGTTTTCCATTGCGATCAGTAACAACGAAGCCATTCAGGATGCCTCCAACCTCAATCTTTCCCTAAAATACCAACTAACGGAAAATCTAAAGTTTAGGGGGTGGTATGGTTCCTTTAACAATTTTATTCTTAACCGAAGCTTTACCCCGTTATTGGTGCAGACGGATCAGCAGTTCGATACCTCTCCCTTTGTCAATTATACGGAGATAAAAAGTCGTCAGGAAAACAGGCAATGGGGTGGTTCCATGGAATACGATTTTGGTAAGTTCCTGAAAGACGACCATAACCTAAATCTCCTTCTGGGATATGAAGCTGTGGAAACTACCTTTATTGGAGGTGATATTATCAACGACACCGGATCTTTTCTAACCAATGATTTTGATAAGGTCAATTTTGCCCTTTCTGAGGATATTACGGATGCCACCGTGGTACCCGGAACCACCTTTCCCAGAAATATTGAATCGTTTTTTGGAAAAATAGATTACAATTTTAAAGAGAAATATCTGTTCAGTGCGGTGCTGCGAAGGGATAAATCCTCCAGTTTTGGTCCAGACAACAGAGTAGGTTGGTTTCCGGCAGTATCAGCGGGATGGGTAATCTCGGAAGAAGATTTTTTGAGGAATTCAAGGGCGATTACCTTATTGAAGTTAAGGGGAGCCTGGGGAATAAGCGGTAATGACCAATCCTCCTCTCCATTCGCTTACGCGGCAACGGTCAATACACAGGCCGGATATGCGGGACAGCCGGGCATCGCCCTTACCAGTCTTTCCAACCCCGTATTAGGATGGGAGGAATTGACACAGTTCAATGTTGGTCTGGACATCAACGCCTTGGAGAACAAGCTGGGCATTACACTGGACTATTATATTAAGGAGACCTCCGATATTTTATTGGGAGCGACCACTCCATTGACCTCCGGATTGAATCCAGCGATTGAAAACACAGGTTCGGTGGAGAACCGCGGGTTTGAAGTTCTCGTTTCCTATCGCGAGAATTACGAAAGCGGATTCGGATGGAACATCGGTGCCAATTTGGGTTTCAACAAAAATGAAGTTACCGATCTTGGGGAAACCTCTTTCATCCCAGGGGCCCAATTGACTCCATTGTTCAACGATTTTGCCACAAGGACACAGGTGGGGGATCCCATAGCCAGTTTTTATGGTTTTGTCGTGGAAGGTGTGGATGCGCAGGGGAACTTGATTTTTGCCGATCTGGACAACAGTGGAAACAATCAATTGACCCCGGACGAAGGTGACAAGACCATTATAGGGGACCCCAATCCGGATGCCACCGTTGGTTTCACACTGGGAATGAACTATAAGGGTTTTGATTTTTCCGCTTTTATGTCGGGTACTTTGGGCAACGATATCTTTGATGCCACCATTAGATATGATGCATTGGGCACCAATAGGCCTGCTGCTTACGTTACGGAACCGGGAGCCCCTAGAAACATTGTGGTCAGTACCGCCCCGAACGGGGAACAGTTGATTTCGGACTTTCACGTTCAGGATGGCAGTTTCCTAAAAATGAAAAACGTATCCCTGGGGTATAGCCTGCCCGATGATGTCATCGAACAGATTGGATTGCGGCGATTGCGGCTCTATGTTTCCGGTCAGAACCTCTTTGTCTTGACCGGTTATAATGGCATCGATCCAGAGATTGGCCAAAACAATACCGGGTCGCCATTGAACATTGGTATCGATCAGGGCTTTTTCCCACAAGCCAGGCAGTTTATCCTTGGTCTTAACATTGATTTTTAA
- a CDS encoding family 16 glycosylhydrolase — translation MNRLVYFFIWLVFIQCSSNGSTEPIVLEASCFDNVQNGDETGVDCGGSCSQACEPAEPVGIPTTGYSTPMEYSGHTLVWSDEFDGNGLDTAKWGFHLGDGCPGLCNWGNNEEQYFTNTSDNIHLEQGNLIITAIDQFASGKNYTSSRIHTDDSFEFQFGRVDIRASMPSAPGTWVALFMLNKEYTITNPDAYWPSGGEIDIMEYLGEDTHNILGTAHYGTDFPANHYFDSVDFSSLNGLAFDEAYYVFSIVWEEDRIIWLVNDIAYHSLLPETTGGNGQPYPFNDAFYFVFALSVGGNLPSASPSPADFPDSLIIDYVRVFQKD, via the coding sequence TTGAACAGATTGGTTTATTTTTTTATCTGGCTTGTATTCATACAGTGTTCGTCCAATGGGTCCACTGAACCCATAGTACTGGAGGCTTCCTGTTTTGATAATGTCCAGAATGGTGATGAGACCGGTGTGGACTGTGGCGGAAGCTGTTCCCAGGCATGTGAACCTGCGGAACCTGTTGGGATTCCGACCACAGGATATTCGACACCTATGGAATACTCTGGTCATACGTTGGTGTGGTCCGATGAATTTGATGGAAATGGACTGGATACGGCCAAGTGGGGCTTTCATTTGGGCGATGGATGTCCTGGCCTATGCAACTGGGGAAACAATGAAGAGCAGTATTTTACCAATACTTCAGATAACATCCATTTGGAACAGGGGAATCTCATCATTACGGCAATCGATCAATTCGCATCGGGAAAAAACTATACCTCATCCAGAATACATACGGATGATTCCTTTGAATTTCAGTTTGGACGGGTGGATATCCGAGCAAGTATGCCTTCGGCGCCAGGGACTTGGGTAGCGCTTTTTATGCTCAACAAGGAGTATACGATAACAAATCCCGATGCCTACTGGCCCAGTGGTGGGGAAATTGACATTATGGAGTACCTGGGGGAAGACACCCATAACATTTTGGGAACGGCACACTATGGAACGGATTTTCCGGCAAACCATTATTTTGATTCGGTTGATTTTTCTTCATTGAATGGGCTTGCCTTTGATGAGGCATACTATGTTTTTTCCATTGTTTGGGAGGAAGATCGTATCATCTGGTTGGTCAATGATATTGCTTATCATAGCCTATTGCCCGAAACAACAGGGGGCAATGGACAGCCCTATCCATTTAATGATGCGTTCTATTTTGTCTTTGCCCTGTCCGTAGGAGGTAATTTGCCCAGTGCATCCCCCTCTCCTGCTGATTTTCCCGATTCTTTGATCATAGATTATGTGAGGGTTTTTCAAAAGGATTGA
- a CDS encoding RagB/SusD family nutrient uptake outer membrane protein — protein sequence MYINRLILIGVVVMFASCAEIDDLEPVTEINADTAFTTEENVVASLNAAYDPLQWQSVLGQNTFPLLSQGVRADDLHSQSASFWAIGAQWDQFSTIVPSLPSVAALWSKWYRAVGRANFTIELAGNFDNYKTDGLQQQIIGEARFLRGLYYFELVRLWGGVPLFEEAITSSEQEIFKARSTAAEVYAFIEADLQAAADLLPEGGAERVQGSATSGAALGLLTKVYLYQQKWPEAVASAEQVINQGVYSLEEDFRNNFLQTTEFGRESLFEINYKDGLFAGGFVNTNQQQEGSAMWRWSFPFLSGAYPSFNNFIPRQDLVDFFDDSDQRKEATFLLPGQVLNSPGLAALGFDPVPDNFGYAIGVNTGAKKYFLTFEEVQELLNVEGSPLNEKILRYAEVLLMHAEASLMGGGGNGQASFQQVIDRAYGPGNPAAPSYTLQGVRDERRRELATEGWNRFTDLVRWEILDGGGVIGPALQAIGKTDFSSPRDLLLPIPQQEIDIYPEGLLEQNPGY from the coding sequence ATGTATATAAACAGATTAATTCTTATAGGCGTCGTAGTTATGTTCGCTTCCTGTGCGGAAATAGATGATTTGGAACCCGTAACCGAAATCAATGCGGATACCGCCTTTACTACCGAAGAGAATGTGGTAGCCAGTCTAAACGCTGCCTATGATCCTTTGCAGTGGCAATCGGTGCTTGGGCAGAATACCTTTCCCCTACTGTCGCAAGGGGTAAGGGCGGACGACCTTCATTCCCAATCTGCCAGTTTTTGGGCCATTGGGGCACAATGGGATCAGTTTAGCACCATAGTCCCTTCCTTACCGTCCGTGGCCGCCCTTTGGAGCAAATGGTATCGCGCGGTTGGCAGGGCCAACTTTACCATAGAACTCGCTGGGAATTTTGACAACTATAAAACCGATGGGCTACAACAACAAATCATCGGGGAAGCAAGATTTTTAAGGGGCCTGTATTATTTTGAACTGGTACGCCTATGGGGAGGTGTCCCTTTGTTCGAAGAGGCTATTACTTCTTCTGAACAGGAGATTTTTAAAGCGCGCTCCACAGCGGCGGAAGTATATGCCTTTATCGAAGCAGATTTACAAGCAGCAGCCGATTTGCTCCCCGAAGGGGGCGCGGAACGGGTTCAGGGCTCCGCTACTTCTGGAGCTGCCTTGGGACTTTTGACAAAAGTGTATCTGTATCAACAGAAATGGCCCGAAGCCGTAGCGAGCGCGGAACAGGTTATCAATCAGGGAGTGTACAGTTTGGAAGAGGATTTTAGGAACAATTTTTTACAGACTACGGAATTTGGACGGGAATCGCTGTTCGAAATCAATTATAAAGATGGTCTTTTTGCCGGGGGATTCGTCAATACCAATCAACAACAGGAAGGCTCAGCCATGTGGCGATGGTCGTTCCCCTTTCTTTCGGGAGCCTATCCTTCATTCAACAATTTTATTCCCAGACAAGATTTGGTCGATTTTTTTGATGACAGCGATCAGCGAAAGGAAGCCACTTTTTTGTTACCCGGTCAAGTGTTGAATTCACCAGGGTTGGCCGCTTTGGGGTTTGACCCGGTCCCGGACAATTTTGGGTATGCCATAGGCGTGAACACTGGGGCAAAAAAATACTTTTTGACTTTTGAGGAAGTGCAGGAACTATTGAATGTAGAGGGATCTCCCCTCAACGAGAAGATATTGCGATATGCGGAGGTGTTGTTGATGCACGCAGAAGCTTCCCTAATGGGGGGAGGTGGTAATGGCCAGGCATCCTTCCAGCAAGTCATCGATCGGGCCTATGGACCAGGCAATCCGGCAGCCCCAAGCTATACCCTTCAAGGGGTTCGTGATGAGCGCCGCAGGGAACTGGCCACCGAAGGATGGAACCGTTTCACGGATTTGGTCCGTTGGGAGATTTTGGATGGCGGCGGTGTTATCGGGCCTGCGCTCCAGGCCATAGGAAAAACCGATTTTTCATCGCCCCGCGATTTACTGTTGCCCATTCCGCAACAGGAAATAGATATCTATCCAGAAGGATTGCTGGAGCAAAATCCGGGCTATTGA
- the xylA gene encoding xylose isomerase: MILLGEKEFFKRIGKITYEGRDSDNPMAFKFYNPEQKVAGKTMREHFKFAMAYWHTLCGTGADPFGPGTKQFPWATSSDPMEAARDKADAAFEFATKMGFGYYCFHDFDLVDEAGTLAESEKRIHKIVDYLKQKQAASGVKLLWGTANCFSNPRYMNGAASNPDFNVVAHAGAQVKIALDATIALNGENYVFWGGREGYMSLLNTNMKLEQENIGRFLNMAKDYARSQGFKGTFFIEPKPMEPTKHQYDFDAATSINSIREYGLENDFKLNIEVNHATLAQHTFQHELQVAANAGMLGSIDANRGDYQNGWDTDQFPNNFMETAEAMLVFLKAGGLQGGGINFDAKTRRNSTDLEDIFLAHIGGADTFARGLLIADALIKKSNYEVLLEKRYASFTSGKGLDFVRDALSLNDLYDYAKVTGAPEQISGKQELFENILNQYC; this comes from the coding sequence ATGATACTTTTAGGAGAAAAGGAATTTTTTAAGAGAATCGGTAAGATCACCTATGAAGGCAGGGATTCAGACAATCCAATGGCCTTTAAGTTTTACAATCCGGAACAAAAAGTGGCGGGCAAGACCATGAGGGAGCATTTTAAATTTGCTATGGCCTATTGGCATACCCTCTGCGGAACGGGAGCCGATCCCTTTGGTCCGGGGACAAAGCAATTTCCCTGGGCCACCTCGTCAGACCCAATGGAAGCTGCCAGGGACAAGGCCGATGCCGCTTTTGAATTCGCTACCAAAATGGGTTTTGGTTATTATTGTTTCCATGACTTTGATTTGGTGGATGAAGCAGGGACTTTGGCAGAATCCGAGAAACGAATCCACAAGATCGTGGATTATCTGAAGCAAAAACAAGCTGCTTCCGGAGTAAAACTGCTTTGGGGTACTGCCAATTGCTTTTCCAACCCGCGATATATGAACGGGGCGGCGTCAAATCCCGATTTTAATGTGGTGGCCCATGCCGGGGCACAGGTAAAAATCGCCCTGGATGCCACCATAGCCCTCAATGGTGAAAACTATGTGTTCTGGGGCGGCCGTGAAGGCTATATGTCCCTTTTGAACACCAATATGAAACTGGAACAGGAGAATATTGGCCGCTTTTTGAACATGGCAAAGGACTATGCCAGGAGCCAGGGTTTTAAGGGGACCTTCTTTATTGAACCCAAACCCATGGAACCCACAAAGCATCAATATGATTTTGATGCCGCGACCTCCATAAATTCGATTCGTGAATACGGACTGGAAAATGATTTTAAATTGAATATCGAGGTAAACCATGCGACCCTGGCGCAACACACCTTCCAACATGAACTGCAGGTTGCTGCAAATGCGGGGATGCTGGGCAGCATAGATGCGAACCGTGGTGATTACCAAAACGGCTGGGATACAGATCAGTTTCCGAATAATTTCATGGAAACGGCCGAAGCTATGCTCGTGTTCTTAAAAGCGGGTGGCTTACAAGGGGGAGGAATCAATTTTGATGCGAAGACCCGTAGGAATTCAACCGATTTGGAGGATATCTTTTTGGCGCATATTGGCGGGGCGGACACTTTCGCCAGGGGACTATTGATTGCCGATGCCTTAATCAAAAAATCGAACTACGAAGTATTGCTGGAGAAACGTTATGCATCGTTCACCTCGGGCAAAGGATTGGATTTTGTACGCGATGCCCTGTCCTTGAACGATTTATATGATTATGCCAAAGTGACGGGAGCGCCGGAACAGATCAGTGGAAAGCAGGAACTGTTTGAAAATATTTTAAATCAATATTGTTAG